The Fragaria vesca subsp. vesca linkage group LG2, FraVesHawaii_1.0, whole genome shotgun sequence genome includes a window with the following:
- the LOC101304739 gene encoding vacuolar proton ATPase a3-like yields the protein MDLFRSEPMQLVHLIIPIDSSRRAISYLGELGLFQFKDLNAEKSPFQRTYAAQIKRCGEMARRLRFFRDQMRKAGLLSQSTMSTMSNETDLDSLEVKLGELEGDLLEMNANNEQLQRTYNELLEYKLVLQKAGEFFSSAQSIAAAQQREIEVQPMGERSMDSPLLLEQEMTTDPSKHVKLGSVSGLVPREKSMAFERILFRATRGNVFLKQSVVNGAVVDPVSGEKVEKNVFIIFYSGERAKSKILKICEAFGANRYPFTDDLGKQFQMITEVSGKISELKSTIDAGLLHRNSLLQTIGHQYEQWNLLVKKEKSIYHTLNMLSIDVTKMCLVAEGWCPVSASLQIQNALQQATYDSNSQVGAIFQVLHTKESPPTYFRTNKFTTAFQEIVDAYGVAKYQEANPGVYTIVTFPFLFAVMFGDWGHGICLLLATLYFIISERKFSNQKLGDIIEMTFGGRYVIFMMALFSIYTGLIYNEFFSVPFELFGPSAYACRDPSCRDATTVGLTKVRDTYPFGLDPKWHGSRSELPFLNSLKMKMSILLGVAQMNLGIVLSYVNAKFFADKLNVWYQFVPQMIFLNSLFGYLSLLIIVKWCTGSKADLYHVMIYMFLSPFDDLGENQLFWGQGFLQVLLLLSALVAVPWMLFPKPYFLKKQHEERHQGQSYALLLSGEDPLDDDQEDHHKSKDHEEFEFSEIFVHQLIHTIEFVLGAVSNTASYLRLWALSLAHSELSSVFYDKVLLLAWGYDNVIILIIGIIVFISATGGVLLVMETLSAFLHALRLHWVEFMNKFYEGSGYKFYPFSFALLSSEDDD from the exons ATGGATCTGTTTCGGTCGGAGCCAATGCAATTGGTGCACCTGATCATTCCGATTGACTCGTCTCGCCGCGCCATCTCCTACCTCGGCGAGCTCGGCCTTTTTCAATTCAAAGAT CTCAATGCGGAGAAGAGTCCGTTCCAGAGAACTTACGCCGCTCAG ATCAAACGATGCGGGGAAATGGCTAGAAGGTTACGATTCTTTAGAGATCAGATGAGGAAGGCTGGGTTGTTGTCACAATCAACAATGTCGACAATGAGCAATGAAACTGATCTCGATAGCTTGGAG GTTAAACTCGGTGAACTTGAAGGTGATTTGTTAGAAATGAATGCAAATAATGAACAATTGCAACGCACTTATAACGAGCTATTAGAATACAAGCTTGTACTGCAGAAG GCTGGGGAGTTTTTTAGTTCAGCTCAAAGTATTGCCGCAGCTCAGCAGAGAGAAATTGAAGTGCAGCCCATGGGTGAAAGATCCATGGACAGTCCATTATTACTCGAACAA GAAATGACAACAGATCCATCAAAGCATGTAAAGCTTGGGTCCGTGAGTGGTCTTGTTCCAAGAGAAAAATCTATGGCCTTTGAAAGGATTCTATTTCGTGCCACCAGGGGTAATGTATTTCTGAAGCAATCTGTCGTTAATGGTGCTGTTGTTGATCCTGTATCAGGAGAGAAG GTTGAGAAAAATGTATTTATCATCTTCTATTCCGGAGAAAGGGCAAAGAGTAAAATTCTGAAAATATGTGAGGCTTTTGGAGCAAACCGTTACCCATTTACAGATGACTTGGGAAAACAATTTCAGATGATTACTGAG GTGTCTGGAAAAATTTCAGAGCTGAAGTCTACTATTGATGCTGGACTGTTGCATCGGAACAGTTTATTACAGACAATTGGACATCAATATGAACAATGGAATCTTCTG GTGAAGAAGGAAAAATCCATTTACCACACCTTAAATATGCTGAGCATCGATGTGACAAAGATGTGCCTTGTGGCAGAAGGTTGGTGTCCCGTATCAGCGTCACTTCAG ATCCAAAATGCACTGCAGCAGGCAACCTACGATAGCAACTCCCAAGTTGGGGCCATATTCCAGGTTTTGCACACAAAGGAATCGCCACCTACATATTTCCGTACAAACAAATTTACTACTGCTTTTCAAGAAATTGTTGATGCATATGG GGTTGCGAAGTATCAGGAGGCTAATCCTGGTGTATATACCATTGTCACTTTCCCTTTCCTTTTTGCTGTGATGTTTGGAGACTGGGGGCATGGTATTTGCTTGTTGCTGGCAACACTATATTTCATCATCAGCGAGAGAAAGTTTTCTAATCAG AAACTTGGGGACATTATTGAAATGACGTTTGGTGGGCGTTACGTTATATTTATGATGGCGCTGTTCTCAATCTACACAGGATTGATATACAATGAATTCTTTTCAGTCCCATTTGAACTGTTTGGCCCTTCTGCCTATGCATGCCGCGACCCATCCTGCAG GGATGCCACAACAGTGGGTTTGACTAAGGTGCGTGACACCTATCCATTTGGTTTGGACCCTAAATGGCATGGTTCCAGGTCCGAGTTACCCTTTCTGAACTCGTTGAAGATGAAGATGTCAATCCTCCTAGGAGTAGCGCAGATGAATCTTGGAATTGTATTAAGTTATGTCAATGCAAAATTTTTTGCTGATAAGCTGAATGTCTG GTACCAATTTGTTCCTCAGATGATATTTCTGAACAGTCTGTTTGGCTACCTTTCGCTCCTAATTATTGTGAAATGGTGCACTGGTTCAAAAGCTGATTTGTATCATGTAATGATATACATGTTCCTGAGTCCTTTCGACGATCTGGGTGAAAACCAGCTCTTTTGGGGGCAAGGATTCCTTCAG GTTCTATTATTACTATCAGCTCTTGTTGCTGTTCCATGGATGCTGTTTCCAAAGCCTTATTTCTTGAAGAAGCAGCATGAGGAG AGGCACCAAGGTCAATCCTACGCGTTGCTTCTGAGTGGGGAGGATCCTCTTGATGATGACCAGGAAGACCATCACAAATCAAAAGATCACGAGGAATTTGAATTCAGCGAGATCTTTGTACACCAACTTATACATACCATAGAATTTGTTCTTGGAGCAGTGTCCAATACAGCTTCATATTTGCGTTTATGGGCACTCAG CTTAGCACATTCAGAGTTGTCCAGTGTATTTTACGACAAGGTTCTACTTCTAGCTTGGGG GTACGACAATGTCATTATTCTAATCATTGGCATAATCGTTTTTATAAGTGCAACTGGTGGAGTGCTACTAGTGATGGAGACCTTGAGTGCGTTCTTGCATGCCTTGAGGCTTCACTGGGTGGAGTTCATGAACAAGTTTTATGAGGGCTCTGGTTACAAATTCTACCCTTTTTCATTTGCATTACTCAGCAGTGAGGACGATGATTGA